AATCCACGGGCAGAGCCGAGGCTTTGGGAACCGAATCCGTTGTCACCGAAATTCGAAAATGTCCTAGGCCTGCAACGTAGTGGCGTTCAAACAACAGCTCCACAGTCCACGGCTGGTCCAAGCTGGCTGGCTTTGCCAATGGGATCACCAGCCGATGCGATTGCCCGCTATCACCGGGAATGGACCATCCGGTCGACCCGTCATCATCGAAGACATTGCCCGGATAGGTTTTACCGTTTCCGGCATCAGCGTTTGGGACCGACGTTGAGCCGACAGCGAGGTCTACCGTTTTATCGCCAAGCTTGACATCCACTTCGCTGAGGAAAAAGTCGCCGCGGCGGCCTTCATAAAAAGCGAGCCCCGGACCGTTCGCTGGCAGCGTCGGATGTGCGAGTGCTTCGATACGAATGGCGGTGACAGCATCGCCATCGACCGGTGGCATCGTCAACGTATAAACATCGCGTTTGGTCGCGTCCCCCGATGCTAACACCGAACCGTCTTCGAGGACTTGCAGTCGCGGCATTGTGGACTGCATCGATCGGGGTGAAACAGTCTTCCATTGGTTTAGTTCGCCGAGCTGTCGTTCTGCCCAGGAGCGAAAACCATTGAACAAGTCGTCGTTCTTGTTTTCGCCAAGCAGTTCTCGCTGAACCACTTCATGTTCCAATGCGTTAGCCTGCTGTTCGATCGCCTCGCGTTTCTTTACTAATGTTTGCGAATCCGCGTTCATCTCCGGTTCGTCAGCGTTGTTCATCAGCGCCATCAACGCGTAGTAGTCCGTATGTGTAATCGGATCAAACTTATGTGTATGGCACTGGGCACATCCGGTGGTCAATCCCATCCAAACCGTTCCCGTTGTCGCCACCCGATCCACCATCGCATAAAAGCGATACTCCAAGGGATCGATGCCGCCTTCTTCGTTCAGCATCGTATTGCGGTGAAAGCCCGTGGCAATTTTCTGTTGCTGGGTTGGGTTGTCGAGCATATCACCGGCAAGCTGTTCGATCGAAAACTGATCAAAGGGCAGATCTCGGTTCATCGATTGGATCACCCAGTCACGATAAGGCCAAATCGTGCGTGGACGGTCTTTCTCATAACCGTTGGTATCGCTGTAGCGAGCCAGGTCCAACCAAGATCGAGCCCAGCGTTCGCCATAGCGAGGCGATTCAATCAATCGATCTACCAAGCGCTCGTACGCATCGGGACGGTCATCGGCGAGAAATCGGTCTACCGCTTCAACACTTGGAACGGTTCCTAACAAGTCCATGTGAACTCGTCGAATCAAAGCGGCTCGATCGGCTTCCCGGCTAGGTTTCAAAGATGCCGCTTCCAGTTTCGCCAACACAAACCGATCAATCGGATTGCGGCACCACTGCACGTTGTCGACTGCAGGGATTGACGGAAGGGCTGGTGTTACAAACGACCAATGTTGGTTGTAGACCGCTCCCGATTGAATCCATTGACGGATCGTCTGGATGTCCGCTTCCTTTAGCGGTGGATGGCTTTCTGCCGGCGGCATCCTCAGATCATCATCATCGGAAGTGATCCGGATGAGCAATTCACTTTCGTCAGGATGATTCAGATCGATCGCTTGATAGCCGCCCAAATCGCGGCGTGATCCGTCCTGGGTATCTAGCCGCAAGTCAGCAGCACGTGTTTCTTCGTCAGGTCCATGACAAGCGTAGCAATGCTTCGCCAAGATCGGACGAATGTCACGATTGAAATCCGGTGAGGCGCCCTCGGCTTTTACAAAGCCAACAGGAACCAGAACAAACCAAACACCAAACAACGCTGGTGCGATCGCCAATCGATGGCGGGGCAAGAAAGACATTGCGGCGGGGGGTGATAGGCGGGAGGTTGCGTTGCCTCCATGATACCCAATCAGTGACCCGGACGCCGTCGGAACCTATGTGTGCTTTTCCGAATCGTTTGCAATTTGTTTCGGCTCGCCTTCCTGTGAAAGGTCTGCTTCTGTCGACGCTTGCGAATCCGTCAGTTCAGCTTGACCGGGGGAAGCAGACTTGGTGTCAACGGCTGGGTCAACGGCTAACGCCCCAGCCTCAGCGACCAGCTCTAGCTCCGCAGAGTTAGTCGCCTGCTTCGCCGCCAGTGCACCGCTATGAATTTCGTGTCCGACCAAACAGGTCATTCCGGCAAGCAGAGGCAACCAGTAATAAAGGATCCGAAAAATCAAAACGGATGCCAAAACCGAGTCACCCACAGAACCTTTCAGAAGCGCCAGCAAAATGACCTCCAGTACACCTAGCCCACCAGGGACTTGGGTCATCATTGCGACACCAATGGCAACCAAGAATGCGGCGAGCACTTGGGCAAACGGAACCATCGAATCGCCAGGTAGCACCAAGTACAGCGCCGTTGCCGAAATCAGCAGGTCAGTTGCCGCTACCGATGCTTGGACAAACATCAACCCAGGACTCGGCGGTCGTAGATGCAACTCGCCGATCGGCCAAGGCTTTCGCCAAACAAAACAGACCAGGGAATAACCGAACGCTAACGACAACAAAATCCAGCCGAGAGTCTGCGTTCCGAATGGCAAATTCACGTCAGCAGGAAGCTGCAATGGCACCCAAACCAAAACCATCCCGCCTAGGAACCACCAACCGCTCCAGAACGTCAGCCCGACAACCGAAATTAGCGCCAGGATCTGCCCCGGTGATAATCCCCACTGGGAGTAAAACCGAAAGCGGATCGGAGCCCCCGCCAGCAACGTTCCCAGGTTATTGCCGAGCGAAAATCCCGAGATCGAAACCAACAACACACGCCGCAGCGGCAGACTCCGTGCGACATAGCGCAGCGCTAAAATGTCGTAAGCCGTCAGCATGATGTAGTTCAGCGTGACCAGAAACGCGGCGATCACGATCTGACTTGCGGGAACGCCGGTAAACCCGCGTTTGAATTCTTCCCAAGTCAACTGCCGCGCTTCGTTGACGAGCAATCGCAGCGCCAACAGAAACAACAGGGCAGCCATCACTGGCCCGATGTACTTTCGGATTCGTTTAGTGACCAAGGAATCAAGCCCGGGCGGTGAGACAGAGAGCAAGGAACAGGGGGAACAGGGGGCAGTGAACTAAGATCGAGTGACTTAAAGACAGTAAATCAAAGGCAGTGAACTTCGGATGGTTCGCGTACAAACACACTTGCGTACAAAACATTCGCATACAACTGGGGCATCGGCGGGGTCACCGAAGCCTTCTCCGATAAAGCTGGCAAAATGCTTCGCTAACGACGGCTCTTGGCCATCAAGTTTGCGCCATTTGTCAAAACGCCGGTCGTGCGTCAATCCATGCTAGTTCGGTTTTCGTCGCGGGCCTATGGTAACGAGACCTGATAGGAACTGGGTAGTGCAGACAAACACGTCAGGCAAGCTGAATTGACGGTGATTTACCGCGATTGGTCTGCGCCGTAAAGTGTGGCATCGATGGCTCCTATCGAAAGAACCAACACAAACGAGAATCGGCAGAATTACGATGAAAACGGTCCGACACGAACTGGTTGTCCTTGGAGGTGGTCCCGCAGGTTATGTGGCTGCGATTCGAGCCGCCCAATTGGGATTCGACGTCGCCTGCGTGGACGAAAACGCTCGGTTTGGCGGGACCTGCTTGCGTGTCGGATGCATCCCTAGCAAAGCTCTGTTGGAATCCAGTCATCTTTACGACGAAGCCAAGAATCACTTCGCCGGCCACGGTCTGAAGGTCAGCGGACTGGAACTGGACCTGGCCGCGATGATGGAACGCAAAAACAAGATCGTCGATCAGTTGACCGGTGGAATCGGAATGCTGTTCAAGTCGAAC
This is a stretch of genomic DNA from Stieleria sp. JC731. It encodes these proteins:
- a CDS encoding PSD1 and planctomycete cytochrome C domain-containing protein; this encodes MSFLPRHRLAIAPALFGVWFVLVPVGFVKAEGASPDFNRDIRPILAKHCYACHGPDEETRAADLRLDTQDGSRRDLGGYQAIDLNHPDESELLIRITSDDDDLRMPPAESHPPLKEADIQTIRQWIQSGAVYNQHWSFVTPALPSIPAVDNVQWCRNPIDRFVLAKLEAASLKPSREADRAALIRRVHMDLLGTVPSVEAVDRFLADDRPDAYERLVDRLIESPRYGERWARSWLDLARYSDTNGYEKDRPRTIWPYRDWVIQSMNRDLPFDQFSIEQLAGDMLDNPTQQQKIATGFHRNTMLNEEGGIDPLEYRFYAMVDRVATTGTVWMGLTTGCAQCHTHKFDPITHTDYYALMALMNNADEPEMNADSQTLVKKREAIEQQANALEHEVVQRELLGENKNDDLFNGFRSWAERQLGELNQWKTVSPRSMQSTMPRLQVLEDGSVLASGDATKRDVYTLTMPPVDGDAVTAIRIEALAHPTLPANGPGLAFYEGRRGDFFLSEVDVKLGDKTVDLAVGSTSVPNADAGNGKTYPGNVFDDDGSTGWSIPGDSGQSHRLVIPLAKPASLDQPWTVELLFERHYVAGLGHFRISVTTDSVPKASALPVDLQQAFVAASSGKVDLDGHSQNQITGLAIEYLRSDESMSEHRKPITQLRRSMPSEIRTMVLDERPSDNPRLTHRHHRGEYLQAKEAVQPAVPMFLSNEADEQPSDRLGLAQWLVSDANPLVGRVTANRAWREFFGTGIVKTSGDFGTQSESPTHPQLLDYLAVRLRDRSASGWNWSIKRLHREIVLSATYRQAVEAPPQSDPNNRLLSSFPYRRYDAERIRDAFLSASGLLTAEIGGPSVRPPQPQAVSEIAYGKPAWPVSKGADRYRRSLYTFSKRTAPFAAFATFDGPSGEVCLAKRDRSTTPLQALTLLNDAMYIEIAEALADQTLRDCASDDVEPRTVIRRMFRRVLAREPMEQEVESILQFYQSQADHPSPWMLVARVLMNLDEAITTP
- a CDS encoding UPF0104 family protein, producing the protein MAALLFLLALRLLVNEARQLTWEEFKRGFTGVPASQIVIAAFLVTLNYIMLTAYDILALRYVARSLPLRRVLLVSISGFSLGNNLGTLLAGAPIRFRFYSQWGLSPGQILALISVVGLTFWSGWWFLGGMVLVWVPLQLPADVNLPFGTQTLGWILLSLAFGYSLVCFVWRKPWPIGELHLRPPSPGLMFVQASVAATDLLISATALYLVLPGDSMVPFAQVLAAFLVAIGVAMMTQVPGGLGVLEVILLALLKGSVGDSVLASVLIFRILYYWLPLLAGMTCLVGHEIHSGALAAKQATNSAELELVAEAGALAVDPAVDTKSASPGQAELTDSQASTEADLSQEGEPKQIANDSEKHT